In Clostridium omnivorum, the DNA window TGCTGCCTTTTCCAACACTCAAAATGCCATTCATACCAAGCTGCTCAAGCATGTATTTATCTATAATTTTCAAATCTAGATTTTCTTCTTTTGCAAGATTTTCGGATTGTTGAGCAAGATATTTAGGAGTAACATAATTTGAAGGCATATTTACTAGATTTCTAGTAAAGTTTACTGCACTTCCTACTATTAATCCTTTAGTTATAGAATCCCTATTTTGGGACACTATATTTAATTTTTGTAGCTTGATTTTTTCTTCGTTATGTTTAATTCCATTGAATTTATACGTTGCTAGTTCAATGGCTTGACCAAGGGCATATCCAAAATCCTCGTGAAAATTATCTAAGATATCTAGTTCAGTTAAGGAGTCTTTTAATGATTTAATAGCGTAGCCTAGACCTTTAAGTAGTTTTGTTGAATTGAATTCCTCAGTGCTTCCTAGACCTAAAATAAATATTTTTTCATATTCATTTTGACCAAGAGTGTTTATAATTTCTAATTCTTTGTACTCACCTTTGCTAGTGGAGTACTTCAGAATATCCATAAGCTCCTCAGGATAAGTAAGTTCAAAATTATTAAACTTAAAGATAAGTAAATTTGAATACATTCTACTATCATTTACACCAATCATGTTATGCACCTCCACGAATATAATAACATACTTGCAATAAAATGTTTATACTTATTTTTACATAAATAAAAATGTAAAGTTTATTAAAAAAAAGGAATTTAAAATTAAATGTAGAATAAAAATTCGTAGGAAGAGGTGAATTTATGTTTGATATAAATATTAAAATTGATGATATAAGTATTTCAAGCATAGAGAAAGAAGATATTATTTATATTCAAAAATGGATAAATAATCAACAAGCTTTAAATATAAATATTGAAAATCCCTTAGGACTTAAGGAGTTATATCAGAGATTCCTTGAATACTATGTTAGTGAGAGTGAATTTTTCCTTAAGTTAAATCGAGGCGAAAATCTCATTGGTGTCTTAAAGGGAAGGTTAGAATTTAAGAATAATAACGAAGTATGGTTTTGGTATTATCTAATAGACCATGAATTTAGAGGAAAAGGTATAGGTAGTAATATAGTAAAAGAAGTAATGAATTATTTTTCAAACAATTTTGGAATATATAATTTTTATACTGGAGTACCTGCAAAAGATGATGATATTAAAAGATTCTGGCTAAACAATAATTTTAATCTAATAAGAGTTTCAAAGAACTTTTTTAACATTAATGGAGAAGAAATTGATATGCATATTTTAAAAGCAAAGGCTTATATGTAATAAAGTGGGAAATATTTTTATAAAATAGTTAATTATCATTGACAGCGCACATATAATAAACTATAATAAAAATCGTGCTGAATCCTATTTATAGGTACGGAGGAACCAGTATGTTGGGGTTA includes these proteins:
- a CDS encoding GNAT family N-acetyltransferase, which produces MFDINIKIDDISISSIEKEDIIYIQKWINNQQALNINIENPLGLKELYQRFLEYYVSESEFFLKLNRGENLIGVLKGRLEFKNNNEVWFWYYLIDHEFRGKGIGSNIVKEVMNYFSNNFGIYNFYTGVPAKDDDIKRFWLNNNFNLIRVSKNFFNINGEEIDMHILKAKAYM